In Citrus sinensis cultivar Valencia sweet orange chromosome 2, DVS_A1.0, whole genome shotgun sequence, a single genomic region encodes these proteins:
- the LOC102625419 gene encoding uncharacterized protein LOC102625419 isoform X3, with amino-acid sequence MNPLSKESIFSFNTRSVSNSSKPTRPRLHKTRKQSKSNSQNFNFPGVSVSESGTESGFNPFRAEPGMGLGAHESLEKNKGGILFGSRNGFESCDIGELKIEENLRKLKIDGHRGNVESELENELKQKLSKLTFKDSGEKDDVKNFVFSGSKKSSDSFAAASELPDQMKNLNITSKGGSGYIVGESENMLSNEMGRKLKIGSVSSDSSAGQTDMGRMSSHIFVKDKQSTNLGDKKLHDLGKSVPTEVDFQAGLQGKNSGGGEDPVDKAKDGAIPSETASSSSSFSSSGIPFQSVDNASKVPDVDRTDRMNEFSFMSKQDGMAAPFVGFRTPNQKINLFSGAGQEVEFSAKRGSVRDTKVKKKRGKLRKPISIPLWHGQDFVSRDSSSPEDPEPSESYSPMDVSPYQETLADTKCSRETSVASDESFSLDNNDASTDSQPAAPNVAVDEELVAATERMDINDEDVEFRDTKEDHSDRGVGSEVPQDESVSGTETESFKSANEEIDDATDNSAETEASSSAGIQRQDSDSRMQFSFPSHSEDIGGSNFTFAASSASQGHLASKRHPKKNLVKIGFESYSTTPNSKVPHALSYLQFSSFSGASPLLSSGQEERGDLFSSRLKGDRNSEVDRGQEIKQEPNLASAETIAAQEACEKWRLRGNQAYTNSNLSKAEDCYTQGINCISESETSQSCLRALMLCYSNRAATRMALGRMRDALSDCMLAVAIDPDFLRVQVRAANCHLALGEIEDASKYFRMCLQSGSDVCVDQKIAVEASDGLQKAQKVSECMQRSAQLLQNKTSNDAEIALGVIDEALFISSYSEKLLEMKAEALFMLRKYEEVIQLCEQTFHFAEKNSPPLDANGQSMELDSSESTKHVSFRLWRCCLIFKSYFTLGRLEEAIAALERHESGNGGKMLESLIPLAGTVRELLCRKSAGNEAFQAGRHSEAVEHYTAALSCTVESHPFAAICFCNRAAAYKALRHITDAIADCNLAIALDGNYLKAGCSCWTAV; translated from the exons ATGAATCCATTGTCAAAAGAGTCGATTTTCAGCTTCAATACTCGTTCAGTTTCGAATTCATCGAAGCCCACGAGGCCGAGATTGCATAAGACGCGAAAGCAATCGAAATCGAATTCccagaattttaattttccagGGGTTTCGGTTTCAGAATCCGGAACCGAGTCCGGGTTCAACCCATTTCGGGCTGAACCGGGTATGGGTTTGGGCGCACACGAGTCACTGGAGAAAAACAAAGGTGGGATTCTGTTTGGAAGTAGAAATGGTTTTGAAAGTTGTGATATTGGTGAATTGAAGATAGAGGAAAACTTGAGAAAGTTGAAGATTGATGGTCATCGCGGCAATGTGGAATCTGAGCTTGAAAATGAGTTGAAGCAGAAACTGAGTAAACTGACATTTAAGGATAGTGGGGAGAAAGATGATGTGAAGAATTTTGTATTTAGTGGTAGTAAAAAGAGCAGCGATTCATTTGCTGCAGCGAGTGAACTTCCTGATCAAATGAAGAATTTGAACATAACTAGTAAAGGTGGCAGTGGGTATATTGTTGGAGAAAGTGAGAATATGCTGTCAAATGAGATGGGGAGAAAGTTAAAAATTGGAAGTGTGAGTAGTGATTCTTCTGCTGGTCAAACCGATATGGGAAGAATGTCATCTCATATTTTTGTCAAGGATAAACAATCTACAAATTTGGGTGATAAGAAGTTACATGATTTGGGTAAATCGGTTCCCACAGAAGTTGATTTTCAGGCAGGATTGCAGGGTAAGAACAGTGGTGGTGGTGAAGATCCTGTAGACAAAGCGAAAGATGGTGCAATACCCAGTGAAACTgcctcatcatcatcttctttttcatctAGTGGCATCCCGTTTCAATCAGTTGATAATGCATCAAAAGTGCCTGATGTTGATAGAACTGACCGAATGAATGAGTTTAGCTTTATGAGCAAGCAAGATGGGATGGCGGCACCCTTTGTAGGATTTAGAACTCCAaatcagaaaattaatttattctccGGGGCAGGTCAGGAGGTGGAGTTCAGTGCAAAGAGGGGTTCTGTTAGAGACACAAAGGTAAAGAAAAAGAGGGGAAAGTTGAGGAAGCCAATTTCCATTCCGCTGTGGCACGGACAGGATTTTGTCTCGAGGGATAGCAGTTCCCCGGAGGATCCAGAGCCTTCAGAATCTTATTCGCCTATGGATGTTTCACCATATCAGGAAACATTGGCTGATACTAAATGTTCAAGAGAAACGTCTGTGGCATCAGATGAGTCTTTCAGTCTTGACAACAATGATGCATCTACTGATTCACAACCTGCAGCTCCAAATGTTGCAGTTGATGAAGAGTTGGTCGCTGCTACAGAACGGATGGATATAAATGATGAGGATGTTGAATTTAGGGATACAAAAGAGGATCATTCTGACAGAGGTGTTGGTTCTGAAGTTCCTCAAGATGAGTCTGTTTCTGGGACTGAGACTGAAAGTTTTAAATCCGCAAATGAGGAGATCGATGACGCCACTGATAATTCAGCTGAAACTGAAGCAAGTTCAAGTGCAGGCATTCAGAGGCAAGATAGTGACAGCAGGATGCAATTTAGTTTTCCTTCTCATTCAGAAGACATAGGCGGTTCTAACTTCACCTTTGCTGCATCTTCTGCTAGTCAAGGTCACTTAGCATCAAAACGCcaccctaaaaaaaatttggtgaaaattggttttgagtCGTATAGTACCACGCCAAATTCAAAAGTTCCGCATGCATTGTCCTACCTAcagttttcttctttctctggAGCTTCTCCGCTTTTGTCTTCCGGGCAGGAGGAGAGAGGAGATCTATTTTCTTCTCGACTCAAAGGAGATCGTAATTCTGAGGTGGATAGAGGACAGGAAATCAAGCAAGAGCCTAATTTGGCTTCTGCTGAAACTATTGCAGCTCAGGAAGCATGCGAGAAATGGCGATTAAG GGGAAACCAAGCCTATACAAATTCAAACTTGTCCAAAGCTGAGGACTGTTACACACAAGGGATAAACTGTATATCTGAAAGTGAAACTTCTCAAAGTTGTCTCAGGGCATTAATGCTGTGTTATAGCAACCGTGCAGCAACACGTATGGCACTTGGAAGAATGAGAGATGCACTGTCAGACTGTATGTTGGCTGTTGCCATTGATCCAGACTTTCTCCGAGTGCAAGTTAGAGCTGCAAA TTGTCACCTTGCACTTGGGGAAATTGAAGATGCATCAAAGTATTTTAGAATGTGCTTACAGTCAGGAAGTGATGTCTGTGTGGACCAGAAAATTGCAGTAGAGGCCTCTGATGGTCTTCAAAAGGCACAG AAAGTGTCAGAATGCATGCAACGCTCTGCTCAGCttctacaaaataaaacatccaACGATGCTGAAATTGCTTTGGGAGTAATTGATGAGGCTTTGTTTATAAGCTCATACTCAGAAAAGTTGCTTGAAATGAAAGCAGAGGCTCTTTTCATG CTACGAAAGTATGAAGAGGTAATTCAGCTGTGTGAACAGACCTTTCATTTTGCTGAAAAGAATTCTCCTCCATTGGATGCCAATGGCCAATCAATGGAGCTTGATAGTTCTGAATCCACAAAACATGTCTCCTTTAGGCTTTGGCGGTGCTGCCTAATTTTCAAATCCTACTTTACTCTGGGAAGACTGGAGGAGGCAATTGCCGCACTCGAGAGGCATGAATCGGG GAATGGAGGAAAGATGCTGGAGTCATTGATTCCTTTGGCTGGCACAGTCCGTGAGCTGTTATGCCGTAAG TCTGCTGGGAATGAAGCATTTCAAGCAGGAAGACATTCAGAAGCTGTTGAACATTATACGGCTGCTTTATCTTGCACTGTGGAGTCACATCCTTTTGCAGCTATTTGTTTCTGTAACCGAGCTGCTGCATACAAGGCATTGCGTCATATCACTGATGCTATTGCAGACTGCAACCTAGCTATTGCTCTCGATGGAAATTATCTGAAG GCAGGCTGTTCATGCTGGACAGCAGTCTAA
- the LOC102625872 gene encoding 60S ribosomal protein L2, mitochondrial — MALCRVRSASSTLFNRLLCPSVLNNNTTYRYQSSETELVGDPSKQEKPKKETVRDKIMRQMAHVDINSQIGSCMPLACMRIGTIIHNIEVNPGQGGKLVRAAGTSAKILKEPTSSFCLVRLPSGNEKLIDTRCRATIGTVSNPSHGAKKLRKAGQSRWLGRRPVVRGVAMNPVDHPHGGGEGRSKSSGNHGRCSLTPWGKPCKSGYKTASPKKKKKLAF, encoded by the exons ATGGCTTTGTGCAGAGTACGCTCAGCTTCATCGACGCTCTTCAACAGGCTTCTCTGTCCTTCCGTTCTCAACAACAACACTACTTATCGCTATCAGTCCTCTG AAACCGAATTAGTTGGTGATCcttcaaaacaagaaaaaccaaaaaaagaaactgtGCGTGATAAGATAATGAGACAGATGGCTCATGTTGATATAAATTCTCAAATTGGAAGTTGCATGCCACTTGCTTGTATGCGTATTGGGACCATCATTCACAACATTGAGGTAAACCCAGGACAAGGTGGCAAGCTAGTTAGAGCTGCGGGGACGTCAGCCAAGATTTTGAAAGAACCCACTTCAAGCTTCTGTTTAGTAAGACTACCTTCTGGTAATGAGAAACTGATTGACACTAGATGTCGAGCCACCATTGGTACAGTGTCTAACCCAAGCCATGGAGCTAAGAAGCTTAGGAAGGCTGGTCAGAGCCGTTGGTTGGGTCGAAGACCTGTGGTTAGAGGAGTAGCCATGAATCCAGTTGATCATCCTCATGGTGGAGGTGAGGGACGAAGCAAAAGTAGTGGTAACCATGGACGGTGTTCACTTACACCTTGGGGCAAGCCTTGCAAGTCTGGGTATAAAACTGCATCTcctaagaagaaaaagaaattagccTTCTGA
- the LOC102625419 gene encoding uncharacterized protein LOC102625419 isoform X2 encodes MNPLSKESIFSFNTRSVSNSSKPTRPRLHKTRKQSKSNSQNFNFPGVSVSESGTESGFNPFRAEPGMGLGAHESLEKNKGGILFGSRNGFESCDIGELKIEENLRKLKIDGHRGNVESELENELKQKLSKLTFKDSGEKDDVKNFVFSGSKKSSDSFAAASELPDQMKNLNITSKGGSGYIVGESENMLSNEMGRKLKIGSVSSDSSAGQTDMGRMSSHIFVKDKQSTNLGDKKLHDLGKSVPTEVDFQAGLQGKNSGGGEDPVDKAKDGAIPSETASSSSSFSSSGIPFQSVDNASKVPDVDRTDRMNEFSFMSKQDGMAAPFVGFRTPNQKINLFSGAGQEVEFSAKRGSVRDTKVKKKRGKLRKPISIPLWHGQDFVSRDSSSPEDPEPSESYSPMDVSPYQETLADTKCSRETSVASDESFSLDNNDASTDSQPAAPNVAVDEELVAATERMDINDEDVEFRDTKEDHSDRGVGSEVPQDESVSGTETESFKSANEEIDDATDNSAETEASSSAGIQRQDSDSRMQFSFPSHSEDIGGSNFTFAASSASQGHLASKRHPKKNLVKIGFESYSTTPNSKVPHALSYLQFSSFSGASPLLSSGQEERGDLFSSRLKGDRNSEVDRGQEIKQEPNLASAETIAAQEACEKWRLRGNQAYTNSNLSKAEDCYTQGINCISESETSQSCLRALMLCYSNRAATRMALGRMRDALSDCMLAVAIDPDFLRVQVRAANCHLALGEIEDASKYFRMCLQSGSDVCVDQKIAVEASDGLQKAQKVSECMQRSAQLLQNKTSNDAEIALGVIDEALFISSYSEKLLEMKAEALFMLRKYEEVIQLCEQTFHFAEKNSPPLDANGQSMELDSSESTKHVSFRLWRCCLIFKSYFTLGRLEEAIAALERHESGNGGKMLESLIPLAGTVRELLCRKSAGNEAFQAGRHSEAVEHYTAALSCTVESHPFAAICFCNRAAAYKALRHITDAIADCNLAIALDGNYLKAISRRATLYEMIRDYDHAASDFHRLIALLTKQIEKSNQSGVSDRSINLANDLRQARMRLTAVEEEARKDIPLDMYLIFGRYQKGLSESCTSTSS; translated from the exons ATGAATCCATTGTCAAAAGAGTCGATTTTCAGCTTCAATACTCGTTCAGTTTCGAATTCATCGAAGCCCACGAGGCCGAGATTGCATAAGACGCGAAAGCAATCGAAATCGAATTCccagaattttaattttccagGGGTTTCGGTTTCAGAATCCGGAACCGAGTCCGGGTTCAACCCATTTCGGGCTGAACCGGGTATGGGTTTGGGCGCACACGAGTCACTGGAGAAAAACAAAGGTGGGATTCTGTTTGGAAGTAGAAATGGTTTTGAAAGTTGTGATATTGGTGAATTGAAGATAGAGGAAAACTTGAGAAAGTTGAAGATTGATGGTCATCGCGGCAATGTGGAATCTGAGCTTGAAAATGAGTTGAAGCAGAAACTGAGTAAACTGACATTTAAGGATAGTGGGGAGAAAGATGATGTGAAGAATTTTGTATTTAGTGGTAGTAAAAAGAGCAGCGATTCATTTGCTGCAGCGAGTGAACTTCCTGATCAAATGAAGAATTTGAACATAACTAGTAAAGGTGGCAGTGGGTATATTGTTGGAGAAAGTGAGAATATGCTGTCAAATGAGATGGGGAGAAAGTTAAAAATTGGAAGTGTGAGTAGTGATTCTTCTGCTGGTCAAACCGATATGGGAAGAATGTCATCTCATATTTTTGTCAAGGATAAACAATCTACAAATTTGGGTGATAAGAAGTTACATGATTTGGGTAAATCGGTTCCCACAGAAGTTGATTTTCAGGCAGGATTGCAGGGTAAGAACAGTGGTGGTGGTGAAGATCCTGTAGACAAAGCGAAAGATGGTGCAATACCCAGTGAAACTgcctcatcatcatcttctttttcatctAGTGGCATCCCGTTTCAATCAGTTGATAATGCATCAAAAGTGCCTGATGTTGATAGAACTGACCGAATGAATGAGTTTAGCTTTATGAGCAAGCAAGATGGGATGGCGGCACCCTTTGTAGGATTTAGAACTCCAaatcagaaaattaatttattctccGGGGCAGGTCAGGAGGTGGAGTTCAGTGCAAAGAGGGGTTCTGTTAGAGACACAAAGGTAAAGAAAAAGAGGGGAAAGTTGAGGAAGCCAATTTCCATTCCGCTGTGGCACGGACAGGATTTTGTCTCGAGGGATAGCAGTTCCCCGGAGGATCCAGAGCCTTCAGAATCTTATTCGCCTATGGATGTTTCACCATATCAGGAAACATTGGCTGATACTAAATGTTCAAGAGAAACGTCTGTGGCATCAGATGAGTCTTTCAGTCTTGACAACAATGATGCATCTACTGATTCACAACCTGCAGCTCCAAATGTTGCAGTTGATGAAGAGTTGGTCGCTGCTACAGAACGGATGGATATAAATGATGAGGATGTTGAATTTAGGGATACAAAAGAGGATCATTCTGACAGAGGTGTTGGTTCTGAAGTTCCTCAAGATGAGTCTGTTTCTGGGACTGAGACTGAAAGTTTTAAATCCGCAAATGAGGAGATCGATGACGCCACTGATAATTCAGCTGAAACTGAAGCAAGTTCAAGTGCAGGCATTCAGAGGCAAGATAGTGACAGCAGGATGCAATTTAGTTTTCCTTCTCATTCAGAAGACATAGGCGGTTCTAACTTCACCTTTGCTGCATCTTCTGCTAGTCAAGGTCACTTAGCATCAAAACGCcaccctaaaaaaaatttggtgaaaattggttttgagtCGTATAGTACCACGCCAAATTCAAAAGTTCCGCATGCATTGTCCTACCTAcagttttcttctttctctggAGCTTCTCCGCTTTTGTCTTCCGGGCAGGAGGAGAGAGGAGATCTATTTTCTTCTCGACTCAAAGGAGATCGTAATTCTGAGGTGGATAGAGGACAGGAAATCAAGCAAGAGCCTAATTTGGCTTCTGCTGAAACTATTGCAGCTCAGGAAGCATGCGAGAAATGGCGATTAAG GGGAAACCAAGCCTATACAAATTCAAACTTGTCCAAAGCTGAGGACTGTTACACACAAGGGATAAACTGTATATCTGAAAGTGAAACTTCTCAAAGTTGTCTCAGGGCATTAATGCTGTGTTATAGCAACCGTGCAGCAACACGTATGGCACTTGGAAGAATGAGAGATGCACTGTCAGACTGTATGTTGGCTGTTGCCATTGATCCAGACTTTCTCCGAGTGCAAGTTAGAGCTGCAAA TTGTCACCTTGCACTTGGGGAAATTGAAGATGCATCAAAGTATTTTAGAATGTGCTTACAGTCAGGAAGTGATGTCTGTGTGGACCAGAAAATTGCAGTAGAGGCCTCTGATGGTCTTCAAAAGGCACAG AAAGTGTCAGAATGCATGCAACGCTCTGCTCAGCttctacaaaataaaacatccaACGATGCTGAAATTGCTTTGGGAGTAATTGATGAGGCTTTGTTTATAAGCTCATACTCAGAAAAGTTGCTTGAAATGAAAGCAGAGGCTCTTTTCATG CTACGAAAGTATGAAGAGGTAATTCAGCTGTGTGAACAGACCTTTCATTTTGCTGAAAAGAATTCTCCTCCATTGGATGCCAATGGCCAATCAATGGAGCTTGATAGTTCTGAATCCACAAAACATGTCTCCTTTAGGCTTTGGCGGTGCTGCCTAATTTTCAAATCCTACTTTACTCTGGGAAGACTGGAGGAGGCAATTGCCGCACTCGAGAGGCATGAATCGGG GAATGGAGGAAAGATGCTGGAGTCATTGATTCCTTTGGCTGGCACAGTCCGTGAGCTGTTATGCCGTAAG TCTGCTGGGAATGAAGCATTTCAAGCAGGAAGACATTCAGAAGCTGTTGAACATTATACGGCTGCTTTATCTTGCACTGTGGAGTCACATCCTTTTGCAGCTATTTGTTTCTGTAACCGAGCTGCTGCATACAAGGCATTGCGTCATATCACTGATGCTATTGCAGACTGCAACCTAGCTATTGCTCTCGATGGAAATTATCTGAAG GCAATCTCCAGAAGAGCTACTTTATATGAGATGATTAGGGATTATGACCATGCAGCTAGTGATTTTCATAGACTTATCGCCCTTCTTACTAAGCAAATAGAGAAGAGTAATCAGTCTGGAGTGTCTGACAGATCAATTAACTTGGCAAACGATCTCAGACAAGCTCGTATGCGACTTACTGCTGTAGAAGAAGAAGCAAGGAAGGACATTCCCTTGGATATGTACCTTATTTT